Genomic DNA from Phaeobacter porticola:
GGATGGGGTGGTTTGCGTGCCCGGAGAAACAACCCATTGGGCGCTTATTAGTGCTGATGAGATTGTGAGTTTTCAGAGTTTTCTGACAGCCGGGCTGTGGCGCAGCATCGCACCGCATATGTCTATTGACCCGGACGCGGAGATGGGCGCCCGGCAAACCGATGAATTGACCCAGGCGATGACGACAATCCAGTCAAAGCCTGAAACACTAGCTGCGCGGCTGGCCGAATTGCAGGCACAGCCAAGTGGCAACAGCACCGCACGGGCGACGCGTCTCTGGGGACTGCTGCTGGGGGCAGAACTGTCAGCGGCGCGGCCCTATTGGCTGGGGCAAAATATTGCGCTGATAGCCCCGCCCGCGTTGGATAACCTCTACAGCACTGCTCTTGGCCATCAGGGTATCTCGGTTACTCACACCGATGCGGATCGAATGGCCTTGGCCGGCCTGGTCAGCGCCTGGCGTGGCATGAGCGCCTGATGCAGCGCGCGCAGGGCGATCAAACGGCGGCTAGGGCAGCGGGTTGGTTTGAAATAAGCGGATCTTAAGTCCACCATGGGCGACTGGTGCGCCAAAAGGCTTAAACGGTAGGTTTGTTGCCTTGGCGAGAGATGTCTCGCTGGTCACAATCCCCACACGCCACCCTCTAAAGCGGGCCTTCAAAGTCTCCCCCAATGCCGCATAAAGCGCATAGAGCAGTTTCTTATTGCCAATGCGGGCTCCGTAAGGCGGGTTCACAATCACCAACCCCTTGGGTGCATCCGGGCCAAGATCCGGCGGCATCAGGTCACTCACCGCTTGCTGGGTGATCTCTACCAGATCGCCAACACCCGCGCGTTCGGCATTGGCAGAGGCCATTTCAACAGCACCAGTGTTACGATCGGAGCCAAAAAACCGTGCGGACACCGCGCGCGTTTTCTGTTCCGCGCGAAGGTCATCCCAAGCCGCAGCATCGAAATTTGCCAGCTGTTCAAACGCAAAACTACGGCTGCGGCCGGGAAAAAGGCCTTTGGCAATCTCAGCGGCCTCAATCACGAAGGTGCCCGAACCGCACATTGGATCCACCACCGGTTCTTGGCCGTCATAGCCGCAATCGCGTAAGAACAGCGCCGCCAGGTTCTCGCGCATGGGTGCCTTACCAACGGCGGTCTTGTGACCGCGCTTGTGCAACCCATCACCCGACGTATCGACGCTGAAGGTACATAGGTTGTCCTCGATCCGCAGTTTAACGGTTATGTCAGCTTCGGCGCTGATGGGCGCGCCCAGTTCTTCGGTAATGGCGCGTTCAATGCGCTGGGTCGCCGCCCCTGCGTGGTAGATCTTGGATTTCTTATTTGTGGTCGTCTCGACCCGGATCGGCACATCGGGACGTAGCACTTCGGACCATGGGAACTTGCGCGCACGCTTGTCCAGCTGGGCAAGGTGAAACGCCCGAAAGGACCCGATACGGGCCAGCACCCGCGCCGCGCCGCGCAGTTGCAAGTTCGCCCGCCAAACCGCATGCCAATCGCCCTCGAAAGAGACGCCGCCGGGCACGGTTTTGGTGCCGGAAAATCCAGCCTCCTCTGCTTCGCGTTGCAGGGTCTGCTCCATTCCAGGAGGGGCAGTCAGAAAGATCTCGAATGTGTCGCTTGTATCCATGTCATCTCCTTAGCGGCAAATATCATGATCAGCGACGGCAAATTTGGCCTACTACCCCGCGATTGACCAAGATCCAGACGTGCGCATCTGATCGTTCGGATCGCGCAGAACGCGAAAACACGGCAAGAATGCCGCGATGCAGCATAAATTCACACTGGAACGCCTCCGCGAAGCCCACCGGTAACGGAATTTTTTTCGATACAAAACAGGACACTACGCCAAACTAAAAAATTAGTTTGACAAGATAGACCCCGGTGTGGAACCTGTTTGTCAGCCAGGTGCCACGAGGTATGTCTGGCCATAATAAATCACTAGGGAGGAGAAAGATGCGTAAGTATCTTTTGTCCGCAGCCGCGGTTATTGCCGTGGTCGCGGGACAGGCAGCCTATGCCGATGAGGCAGCTGCCAAGAAATGGATCGACGAAGAGTTTCAACCCTCGGTTCTGACCAAGGAAGAACAGCTGTCGGAAATGCAGTGGTTCATTAAAGCGTCCGAACCGTTCTCGGGTATGGAAATCAACGTCCTGTCCGAAGGCATTCCGACGCATTCCTACGAATCCGAGGTCCTGACCAAAGCATTCGAGGAAATCACCGGCATCAAGGTGAACCATCAGATCCTCGGCGAGGGCGAAGTGGTTCAGGCCGTGCAGACCCAGATGCAGACCAAACGGAACCTGTATGACGCTTACGTCAACGACTCCGACCTGATTGGCACCCACTCGCGTCTGCAATTGGCTTACAACCTGACCGACATGATGGAAGGTGATTTCTTTGACGTCACCAACCCGGAACTCGATCTGGGTGACTTCATGGGCACGCAGTTCACGACCGGTCCCGATGGCGACCTGTATCAGCTGCCCGACCAGCAGTTCGCAAACCTCTACTGGTTCCGCAAGGACTGGTTTGACCGCGAAGACCTGCAAGCCGCGTTCAAGGAAAAATACGGCTACGATCTGGGCGTTCCGGTCAACTGGTCTGCATATGAAGACATCGCCGAATTCTTCTCGAACGACGTGAAAGAAATCGACGGTACCACAATCTTTGGTCACATGGATTATGGCAAACGCGCACCCGATCTGGGCTGGCGTATGACCGATGCCTGGCTGTCGATGGCTGGCGCTGGTTCGAAAGGTGAGCCGAACGGTGTGCCGATCGACGAATGGGGCATCCGCATGGAAGCGGATTCCTGTAACCCTGCCGGTGCAAGCGTGACCCGCGGTGGCGCTGCCAACGGTCCGGCTGCGGTCTATGCGATCCGCAAGTGGGATGAATGGCTGCGCAAATTTGCACCTCCCGGTGCCGCGTCCTATGACTTCTACCAGTCGCTGCCCGCTTTGGCACAGGGCAACGTGGCCCAGCAGATCTTCTGGTACACCGCCTTTACCGCCGACATGGTGAAGCCGAAGTCCGAAGGCAACAACACTGTCGACGACAGCGGCAATCCGCTGTGGCGGATGGCACCCAGTCCGCATGGTCCCTACTGGGAAGAAGGCCAGAAGGTTGGGTATCAGGACGTGGGTTCCTGGACGTTCCTGAAGTCCACTCCGGTTGATCGTGCTCAGGCGGCCTGGCTCTATGCTCAGTTTGTCGTGTCCAAGACCGTTGACGTGAAAAAATCTCATGTTGGTCTGACCTTCATTCGTGACAGCTCAGTTAATCATGAGAGCTTCACCGAGCGCGCACCCAAGCTGGGTGGTCTGGTCGAATTCTACCGGTCGCCTGACCGCGTAGCATGGTCCCCGACTGGCGTGAACGTGCCTGACTATCCGAAGCTGGCCCAGATCTGGTGGCAGCAAATCGGTGACGTCAACTCTGGCGCCTTCACACCGCAGGAAGCCATGAACCGTCTTGCCGAAGAAATGGACATCACCATGGCCCGTATGCAGCGCGCAGACGAGCAGGCGAATGTCTATGGTGGCTGCGGCCCGCGTCTGAACGAAGAGAAAGACGCAGAATGGTGGTATGCCAATGGCGGCGCCAAGCCGAAGCTGGAGAACGAGAAACCCGCAGGTCAGACCGTCAACTATGACGAACTGGTCGCCCGCTGGGCATCTGAGTAACCCCTCCTCCCCGTAGGGAGCGCCCGGATCCGTCCGCGGCGCTCCCCGCTTTCGCCCCGGAGCGTGGCTCGCCCTCTCCGGGGCAATTTTTTCCCCAAAATAGACCGCGCATGCCGCGCGCAACAGGCCGTCCGCCGGAAAGTCAAAGCAAGATGGCACTCGAACTCAGAAATGTGACCAAGCGCGTCGGCGCCCAGCTGCATATCAAGGAAACCTCCCTTGTGCTGGAGCCAGGTCACTTCAACGTCCTTTTGGGCGCCACCGGGTCAGGCAAGACCTCTCTCATCAAGATGATGGCAGGGCTGGACCCAATCGCCAGCGGGCAGGTTCTGATGGATGGTCAGGATGTGACTGCCCTAAGCACCCAGAAACGTAACATCAGCTTGGTGCATCAGTTTTTCATCAACTACCCGCATATGACCGTTTATGAGAACATCGCCTCGCCGCTGAAGGTCGCAGGTATGGCCAAGTCAGAAATCGCTGGTCGTGTGGAGGAAGCTGCGGATATTCTGCAACTTCGCCCGATGCTACATCGTCGCCCGCATGAATTGTCTGGTGGCCAGCAACAGCGGACGGCGCTCGCGAGAGCCATCGCCAAGGAAAGCCGTGCGGTGTTCCTGGATGAGCCGCTGGCCAACCTCGATTATAAACTGCGGGAAGAGCTGCGTGACCAGCTGCCCGAATTGTTCGCCGGACGTGGTGCCGTGGTGGTCTATGCGACCTCGGAACCCGAAGAGGCGCTGCTGCTTGGTGGCAAGACCGCGCTGATGCGTGATGGTCGGGTCAGCCAATTCGGCACCACCGCAGATATTTACCGCACCCCAGAAAATCTGGATGCCGCGCGGGTGTTTTCGGATCCACCGATCAACACTGCACCGATCATCAAAGAGGGCAATACCGCACGGCTTGGCCGTGATGTCAGCTGGCCACTGGTTGGCGCAGCTGCACACCTGACAGATGGTCCCTATACCATCGCGATCCGCCCCTATCACGTGCTGCCGACCCCCAGCCCCTCCACCACGGTGCAACTGTCTGGTCAGGTTCAGGTGACCGAACTGTCCGGTTCCGAAAGCAGCGCCCATTTCGACATGGGTCTGGATGCGGGCCACGGCAGCTGGGTCTCTCTTTCCGCAGGCGTACACCCCTATGAGGTGGGCGAACTGCATGACTTCTATATGGATCCCTCGGCGGCATATGTTTTTGCCCCTGATGGCTCCCGCGTGGCGTGAGGCGCAAATGGCAAAAATTACACTCTCAAAACTGCGGCACAGCTACGTGCCGAATCCCTCAAGCGAGTCTGACTACGCCTTGAAGGAAATTGATCTGGATTGGACTGATGGCGGTGCCTATGCGTTGCTTGGCCCATCCGGCTGTGGCAAATCCACGCTGCTGAACATTATCTCTGGCCTGCTTGTCCCATCCGAGGGTCAGATTCTGTTTGACGGCAAGGACGTCACCACGCTGCCGCCAGATCAGCGCAACATTGCGCAGGTGTTCCAGTTCCCGGTGATCTACGACACCATGACTGTCTATGACAATTTGGCCTTTCCGCTGCGCAATCGCGGCCGGGATGAGGCCATTGTCAAGGAACGCGTCATGGCCATCGCCGAGATGCTTGAGGTCACTAATCTGTTGACCATGCGGGCTGCTGGTCTGTCACCGGACAACAAGCAAAAGATCTCCATGGGGCGTGGCCTGGTCCGCGAGGACGTGAACGTTGTGATGTTCGATGAACCGCTGACCGTGATCGATCCGCATCTGAAGTGGAAACTGCGCTCAAAGCTGAAAGAGCTGCATCAACGCGTCAAAGCCACGATGATCTACGTGACCCATGACCAGACAGAGGCGCTGACCTTTGCCGATCAGGTTGTGGTAATGCAGGATGGCCTGGTGGTTCAGATCGGCACGCCGGTTGAACTGTTTGAACGCCCCGCGCATACGTTTGTCGGCCATTTCATCGGCTCACCGGGCATGAATGTGCTACCCTGTGAATTGCGCGCGGGCCAGCCCTATATCGGCACCCATCCGGTCGCATTGGAAGGGCCGATCAAAGGGGACGCCATAGGCAAGACCGAGGTCGGCATCCGGCCTGAATTTGTTTCCCTCGCCAATAGCGGCCTGCCCGCAACCGTGACCAAGGTTTCGGATGTTGGCCGCCACACCGTTGTCGAATGTGAAGCCGAAGGCCAGCGTATCAACGCCGTCATTGATGGTGTTGGTCCCGCAAAGGGCAGCGCAGTGCATCTGGCATTCCGCCAGGACCAGACCCGTCTCTATGTCGATGGCTGGATCGCAACAGAAGCTGCCCAATCTGCCACCGAGACCAAGACTGAGACCGAGGAGCAGGCACAATGAAAACCGAAAACCAAAAGGCGTGGTTCTTTGTCCTGCCTGTCCTTCTGCTCGTTGCCTTCAACGCGCTGATCCCTATGATGACCGTCGTCAACTACTCTGTTCAGGAGACATTCGGCGACAACGTCTTTTTCTGGCAGGGGCTGGACTGGTTCCAGCAGATCCTGAGGTCAGACCGGTTCCATGCGGCGCTTGGCCGTCAGTTCATGTTCACCTTCCTGATCCTGATCATTGAGGTGCCGCTGGGCATCGCGATCGCGCTGTCGATGCCGCGCAGCGGTTTCTGGGTGCCCGTCTGCCTGGTCACCATGGCATTGCCAATGCTGATCCCCTGGAACGTGGTTGGCGCAATGTGGAATATCTTTACGCTGCCCGATATCGGCCTGTTGGGATACTTCCTGAACCACACGCTCGGCATCAACTACGATATGACACAGGACCCAATTGCGGCCTGGGTGACCATTATCACGATGGATGTCTGGCACTGGACTTCGCTGGTTGTACTGCTGAGCTATGCAGGGCTCGTCTCGATTCCGGATGCCTATTATCAGGCGGCCAAGATCGACGGTGCCTCCAACTGGGCTGTGTTCCGCTTCATTCAGCTGCCTAAGATGAAGACCGTTCTGACCATCGCGATCCTACTGCGGTTCATGGACAGCTTTAACATCTACACGGAGCCTTTCGTACTAACGGGTGGTGGTCCAGGCAATTCGACCACGCTTTTGTCGATTGATCTCGTCAAGATCGCTCTTGGTCAGTTTGACCTCGGCCCCGCCGCTGCAATGTCGCTCATCTACTTTGCAATCACGCTTCTGGTCAGCTGGCTGTTCTACACCGTCATGACCAAAGACGATCAAAACTAAAGGAGGATACTTCGATGCAAAAACGTACCATCGTCCCCATCGTCTATATCCTGTTCCTCATGCTGCCAATCTATTGGCTGGTCGCGATGAGCTTTAAGACGACGAACGAAATCCTGTCCGGGTTCTCGCTGTTTCCGCAGACCTTCACGCTGGAAAACTATGCGACGATCTTCACCGATCCGAGCTGGTACTGGGGCTACATCAACTCGATCATCTACGTGTCGATCAACACGGTGATCTCTGTCGCTGTCGCCCTGCCTGCGGCCTATGCATTCTCGCGTTACCGCTTTCTGGGCGACAAGCAGCTGTTCTTCTGGCTGCTGACCAACCGGATGGCACCTGCTGCGGTTTTCGCTCTGCCGTTCTTCCAGCTTTATTCCGCTGTCGGCCTGTTCGACACCCATCTCGCTGTAGCGATGGCACACTGCCTGTTCAACATTCCGCTGGCGGTCTGGATTCTGGAAGGCTTCATGGGTGGCATCCCGAAGGAGCTGGATGAAACCGCCTATGTGGACGGCTATTCCTTCCCGCGCTTCTTTGCGACGATCTTCATCCCGTCAATCAAGGCAGGCGTCGGGGTGGCGGCTTTCTTCTGCTTCATGTTCTCCTGGGTAGAGCTGTTGCTGGCCAAGACATTGACCGCTGTTGCCGCAAAACCCATTGCGGCCACCATGACCAAAACCGCCTCAAGCGCTGGCTATGAGCTGGGCCTGCTGGCGGCCGCCGGTACGTTGACAATCATTCCGGGCGCGATCGTGATCTATTTCGTCCGCAACTACATCGCAAAAGGCTTTGCGATGGGGAGGGTATAATGCTGAGTTGGATGGCCTGGACCTGGCCCACCGCCTTTGTGTTCATCGGGATCTTTTCGGCGATCGCCGTAATGATCGTTTTGGAAATTCGCCAGCCCGGAGGTGACACCCGCAAGGGCGCGCTTGGGCTGGTCACCACCCGAGGCGACAGACTGTTCATCAGCCTGTTGGGGACATCCTATATCTTTCTGGCTTGGCTGGGATTGGTAGGGATGCCGCTCTGGTGGCCCTTGGGCCTGTCGGTTGGCTGGTTCATCTTCACCTTCTGGAAGGTGTAGTAGAAAACACATCGCGAAGGGCCCCACTCGGGCCCTTCGTCACATCTAAGCAGGGCATTTTTCAAGGAGGCTATGAACCGGGCGGGCCCCACTCTCTTAAAAAAATAGTTTTCCATAACCGCTGCTATCCCCTAGCATGATCAAAGCCCAAGAGGACCGGACACCACAGTGATGCGAAAGAAACAGGACAACCCGCTTTTGACCGAGGTTGAGCTCGAATTCATGACTGTTGTCT
This window encodes:
- a CDS encoding 2-dehydro-3-deoxygalactonokinase produces the protein MCAASAAQNSAPTSGKPRVKSTKWIAADHSNGRISAWSMQEVEAQQHVFASSGADMMSDLALLVDRLHDCGPDTPILLSDDGLRGGDSGTLTVPAKASNLPMGETMLSRHPLRLLGGLSQANPRAVMRGAASRIAGFLSLNRDWDGVVCVPGETTHWALISADEIVSFQSFLTAGLWRSIAPHMSIDPDAEMGARQTDELTQAMTTIQSKPETLAARLAELQAQPSGNSTARATRLWGLLLGAELSAARPYWLGQNIALIAPPALDNLYSTALGHQGISVTHTDADRMALAGLVSAWRGMSA
- a CDS encoding THUMP domain-containing class I SAM-dependent RNA methyltransferase produces the protein MDTSDTFEIFLTAPPGMEQTLQREAEEAGFSGTKTVPGGVSFEGDWHAVWRANLQLRGAARVLARIGSFRAFHLAQLDKRARKFPWSEVLRPDVPIRVETTTNKKSKIYHAGAATQRIERAITEELGAPISAEADITVKLRIEDNLCTFSVDTSGDGLHKRGHKTAVGKAPMRENLAALFLRDCGYDGQEPVVDPMCGSGTFVIEAAEIAKGLFPGRSRSFAFEQLANFDAAAWDDLRAEQKTRAVSARFFGSDRNTGAVEMASANAERAGVGDLVEITQQAVSDLMPPDLGPDAPKGLVIVNPPYGARIGNKKLLYALYAALGETLKARFRGWRVGIVTSETSLAKATNLPFKPFGAPVAHGGLKIRLFQTNPLP
- a CDS encoding ABC transporter substrate-binding protein, which gives rise to MRKYLLSAAAVIAVVAGQAAYADEAAAKKWIDEEFQPSVLTKEEQLSEMQWFIKASEPFSGMEINVLSEGIPTHSYESEVLTKAFEEITGIKVNHQILGEGEVVQAVQTQMQTKRNLYDAYVNDSDLIGTHSRLQLAYNLTDMMEGDFFDVTNPELDLGDFMGTQFTTGPDGDLYQLPDQQFANLYWFRKDWFDREDLQAAFKEKYGYDLGVPVNWSAYEDIAEFFSNDVKEIDGTTIFGHMDYGKRAPDLGWRMTDAWLSMAGAGSKGEPNGVPIDEWGIRMEADSCNPAGASVTRGGAANGPAAVYAIRKWDEWLRKFAPPGAASYDFYQSLPALAQGNVAQQIFWYTAFTADMVKPKSEGNNTVDDSGNPLWRMAPSPHGPYWEEGQKVGYQDVGSWTFLKSTPVDRAQAAWLYAQFVVSKTVDVKKSHVGLTFIRDSSVNHESFTERAPKLGGLVEFYRSPDRVAWSPTGVNVPDYPKLAQIWWQQIGDVNSGAFTPQEAMNRLAEEMDITMARMQRADEQANVYGGCGPRLNEEKDAEWWYANGGAKPKLENEKPAGQTVNYDELVARWASE
- a CDS encoding ABC transporter ATP-binding protein, with protein sequence MALELRNVTKRVGAQLHIKETSLVLEPGHFNVLLGATGSGKTSLIKMMAGLDPIASGQVLMDGQDVTALSTQKRNISLVHQFFINYPHMTVYENIASPLKVAGMAKSEIAGRVEEAADILQLRPMLHRRPHELSGGQQQRTALARAIAKESRAVFLDEPLANLDYKLREELRDQLPELFAGRGAVVVYATSEPEEALLLGGKTALMRDGRVSQFGTTADIYRTPENLDAARVFSDPPINTAPIIKEGNTARLGRDVSWPLVGAAAHLTDGPYTIAIRPYHVLPTPSPSTTVQLSGQVQVTELSGSESSAHFDMGLDAGHGSWVSLSAGVHPYEVGELHDFYMDPSAAYVFAPDGSRVA
- a CDS encoding ABC transporter ATP-binding protein, translating into MAKITLSKLRHSYVPNPSSESDYALKEIDLDWTDGGAYALLGPSGCGKSTLLNIISGLLVPSEGQILFDGKDVTTLPPDQRNIAQVFQFPVIYDTMTVYDNLAFPLRNRGRDEAIVKERVMAIAEMLEVTNLLTMRAAGLSPDNKQKISMGRGLVREDVNVVMFDEPLTVIDPHLKWKLRSKLKELHQRVKATMIYVTHDQTEALTFADQVVVMQDGLVVQIGTPVELFERPAHTFVGHFIGSPGMNVLPCELRAGQPYIGTHPVALEGPIKGDAIGKTEVGIRPEFVSLANSGLPATVTKVSDVGRHTVVECEAEGQRINAVIDGVGPAKGSAVHLAFRQDQTRLYVDGWIATEAAQSATETKTETEEQAQ
- a CDS encoding carbohydrate ABC transporter permease encodes the protein MKTENQKAWFFVLPVLLLVAFNALIPMMTVVNYSVQETFGDNVFFWQGLDWFQQILRSDRFHAALGRQFMFTFLILIIEVPLGIAIALSMPRSGFWVPVCLVTMALPMLIPWNVVGAMWNIFTLPDIGLLGYFLNHTLGINYDMTQDPIAAWVTIITMDVWHWTSLVVLLSYAGLVSIPDAYYQAAKIDGASNWAVFRFIQLPKMKTVLTIAILLRFMDSFNIYTEPFVLTGGGPGNSTTLLSIDLVKIALGQFDLGPAAAMSLIYFAITLLVSWLFYTVMTKDDQN
- a CDS encoding carbohydrate ABC transporter permease, producing MQKRTIVPIVYILFLMLPIYWLVAMSFKTTNEILSGFSLFPQTFTLENYATIFTDPSWYWGYINSIIYVSINTVISVAVALPAAYAFSRYRFLGDKQLFFWLLTNRMAPAAVFALPFFQLYSAVGLFDTHLAVAMAHCLFNIPLAVWILEGFMGGIPKELDETAYVDGYSFPRFFATIFIPSIKAGVGVAAFFCFMFSWVELLLAKTLTAVAAKPIAATMTKTASSAGYELGLLAAAGTLTIIPGAIVIYFVRNYIAKGFAMGRV
- a CDS encoding DUF2160 domain-containing protein; this encodes MLSWMAWTWPTAFVFIGIFSAIAVMIVLEIRQPGGDTRKGALGLVTTRGDRLFISLLGTSYIFLAWLGLVGMPLWWPLGLSVGWFIFTFWKV